The Flavobacterium faecale genome has a segment encoding these proteins:
- a CDS encoding M20 family metallo-hydrolase produces the protein MKNIEILTQEAISLLEALIETPSFSSEEDQTALLIENWFNQNDIPFKRENNNVWAFNKHFEETKPTLLLNSHHDTVRPNQAYTNDPFNAFVKDGKLYGLGSNDAGGCLVSLLSTFVHFYEKENLPYNLVMVASAEEESSGKNGLNSVLKHLPELSCAIVGEPTLMQLAIAEKGLLVLDVKVKGTPSHAAHQNDDSAIYKTLPIIEWFKTYAFDKISEQLGPVKMTVTQINAGKQHNVVPSDCDLVVDIRVNDCYNNTEILETVRAHVNAEVNPRSMHLNASSIPEAHGLVQAGIALGRTTYGSPTLSDQSVLSCQSLKLGPGDTLRSHSADEFIYLNEIEEGIDLYIKILGDFLKQ, from the coding sequence ATGAAAAATATAGAAATCCTTACGCAAGAAGCAATTTCACTTTTAGAGGCTTTAATTGAGACTCCCTCCTTTTCTAGCGAAGAAGACCAGACTGCACTTCTAATAGAAAATTGGTTCAATCAAAATGATATTCCTTTTAAAAGAGAGAATAATAATGTTTGGGCATTCAACAAACATTTTGAAGAAACCAAACCTACCCTCCTTTTAAATTCACATCACGATACCGTAAGACCCAATCAAGCCTATACTAACGACCCGTTTAATGCCTTTGTGAAAGACGGAAAATTATACGGATTAGGAAGTAATGATGCCGGTGGATGCTTAGTTTCTTTATTATCTACTTTTGTCCATTTTTACGAAAAAGAAAACTTGCCCTACAACTTAGTTATGGTCGCATCTGCAGAAGAAGAAAGCAGTGGTAAAAATGGATTGAACAGCGTTTTAAAACATTTACCTGAGCTATCCTGCGCCATTGTGGGTGAACCGACTTTGATGCAGTTGGCTATTGCCGAAAAAGGTTTATTGGTACTCGACGTCAAAGTCAAAGGAACACCAAGTCATGCCGCACACCAAAATGATGATAGCGCAATTTATAAAACACTGCCTATTATCGAATGGTTTAAAACCTATGCTTTCGATAAAATCTCAGAGCAATTGGGCCCTGTAAAAATGACGGTAACTCAAATCAATGCCGGAAAACAACATAACGTGGTTCCATCTGACTGTGATTTGGTGGTAGATATCCGTGTGAACGACTGCTATAACAATACCGAAATTCTAGAAACCGTTCGTGCACATGTAAACGCAGAGGTCAACCCGCGCTCCATGCACCTAAACGCCTCGTCAATACCCGAAGCTCACGGTTTGGTACAAGCCGGAATCGCATTGGGCCGCACTACTTATGGTTCTCCTACCCTCTCAGATCAGTCAGTTTTGAGCTGTCAATCATTGAAACTAGGACCTGGAGACACCCTACGTTCCCACTCTGCAGATGAATTTATTTATCTAAACGAAATCGAAGAAGGAATCGACTTGTACATCAAAATATTGGGGGATTTCTTGAAACAGTAA
- a CDS encoding VOC family protein, with protein sequence MNLNQITIPVLDVEKSIEFYQKLGLKLIVHSTSHYARFVCPEGEATFSLHQSDDKNQGSGIWIYFEIENLDQKVDDLIKQGFIFEELPNDKPWLWREARLKDLDDNQLLLYYAGENRVNPPWKIK encoded by the coding sequence ATGAATCTAAACCAAATTACAATACCAGTTTTAGATGTTGAGAAATCAATTGAGTTCTACCAAAAATTAGGCTTAAAATTGATCGTACATTCCACATCACATTACGCACGATTTGTATGCCCTGAAGGCGAAGCAACGTTTTCACTACATCAATCGGATGATAAAAATCAAGGTAGTGGAATTTGGATTTATTTCGAAATAGAAAATTTAGACCAAAAGGTTGACGACCTAATTAAACAAGGATTTATTTTTGAAGAATTACCAAATGATAAACCTTGGTTGTGGAGAGAAGCTAGATTAAAAGATTTAGATGACAATCAGTTACTATTGTATTACGCAGGAGAAAATCGAGTTAATCCGCCTTGGAAAATTAAATAA